A window of the Plasmodium vivax chromosome 12, whole genome shotgun sequence genome harbors these coding sequences:
- a CDS encoding hypothetical protein, conserved (encoded by transcript PVX_116590A), protein MDQPGDSLSYEAIRECLRTSSSYDVSVSKYHKAVKCREGRRGRPAAEGVTKSAERETQKNAQKNAEMGAESGAEKEARQPPERTPAYSLFDMNVLTLYDELLDVFRYNHFDIKNCNFTFTKISKNSYQGCVLVWFVLNGGETGGSMRLGGGREVEGGESSRFVRRRGGGAEGAEGAEGAEDGGENEDGEEDNAPILRKGNTLHSLKVKGNRVSNVKEVLKDTFDTLIFFMIDRYNIKLNINHSYRVKETCSYAITNEEVYKFLQNDNYFRIDLNKLHYDVNDYSFVFGMKITQFVDFFKHIKHIRSCAYLISLLVRIIADKNKIHKYSSQLFFCKRNDECICNLYMSFVKQDQESFQKIFFNSKLVSMQNIIPSKVSLIEEVKKKIIKRRDLAYPDELVICSFVKSFYTFRSAARAVAGQTQGGEANKEKWASEGSEKKWTNPTNEVNSTNEVNSTNGANSMNGANSMNGANSTNGANDAVDAVDSVDTSDTVEGGDSSEASPPSDRSRSSHTRNSSQTDGTSQTNNPHDGSVILEDPPFTRNPPPSAHTADAGDVAHDHILINDSTTSDQDSSKKGAPPRPPSRAIPKGGAKTFLRYSTRSCTKNEMIGSVSNSVHLNRGEKIKMADSYCGNVMDGYSSKVMDGYCGNVTDGYSSKVTSMASQSFPNGGRSYLQDPSRKTRRCNLSNRRSCSIFRVHSGASGLVYSNRGEVPFLGAMRGGPHSRSRGLHHIRGQIHSRGLHHSRGLHHTRGQIHSISQSLSQSLSQSLSQSLSQSQMNKALDTFLETKNEHQLGRSRRTVDESILGVQKRGRATPEYLAADRSHHSLDEKELIVIDPEESTCEESSNGVPLEGEQPTNEQPTGEQPTDDLPTNDLPTIEPATNEPPTNGADDGATTTHTEIYQARGNRTEKGMAPKRNSHDEGAPPHCGAMKRRKTNGAFGVSESGSASGSSSGGSDETAAPSKGVGGQKKLHQRGKVVSEYVLRKASLRQSPYQAHSSRGMGRWGNRRAAEEERGVEDKGEQILDGKRERGVNLYLDGGRSGRSVRGSRCDRGGRSIRNGRSIVGGDEDDRRGDDAKCGAHKKEEKQKGSPECYLSPRSPVSKNRSCGFCSEERGTAERGTDHKVDAMVGRGVIGSGAIGRGAAGQASPNARGEGSPGGGPARRGPLTRTKSKRKAANGGDCPTDEPEETQETPNEDYQNKYVSSKEQSVVGTQDDQAFTKNEFLTEEEKKEMHNIHIIKKMNENFCYLNSNDKLTVIKILCSYRSYLKKILYYEHMRQDYSFEVETCVFYLDYISCAGGGSGMGGGGGVTGGGSGVAGGGGAANGDVVASGTGSDRSGSARSSDDSARRGRGGRCGRRGRRRAHHGTGYTKESSQGEDHTHPPPAQVHHEEGSHPNPIFSKEEEDGKKQKLINKINYFGNKIGALNQIICTYTHINATYIEQIKRYLSLTECIKNFPCSFYYDEFASENEEEEMPSRGALKRAVNGAVSGVPGGDAWRDGVDHVYQDVVSQMRSDVVSQMRSVAVNPMHSVTASHTAGHTANRIAGQSAGAERPRNLPEDARTAPAQRFPYQGGHPSEKLQNKKKGEGLTSCRFEPISHGKGAAGHRYTTLEKQNRCKSIIKTPFAAYVREINKPNENDKGAAERNLGMLGGDGKDSGRRVLHANFHSHPINKSALSWEGKWKKGTLEGGYQVSTEVSTAGPAGGRHLPSGRRDYRTMRGATSFGRGARLSRSAFYN, encoded by the coding sequence ATGGATCAGCCGGGGGACTCCCTGTCGTATGAAGCCATTCGGGAATGCCTGCGGACGAGCAGCAGCTATGACGTGTCGGTGAGCAAGTACCACAAGGCGGTGAAGTGTAGAGAGGGGCGGAGGGGGCGTCCGGCCGCAGAGGGGGTAACGAAGAGCGCGGAAAGGGAGACGcaaaaaaacgcgcaaaaaaatgcagagaTGGGCGCAGAGAGCGGCGCGGAGAAGGAGGCGCGCCAGCCCCCCGAAAGAACCCCCGCGTACAGCCTGTTCGACATGAACGTGCTGACCCTGTACGACGAGCTGCTGGACGTGTTCCGCTACAACCACTTCGACATAAAGAATTGCAACTTCACGTTCACGAAGATAAGCAAGAACAGCTACCAAGGGTGCGTGCTGGTGTGGTTCGTGCTGAACGGGGGTGAAACGGGGGGGTCGATGCGTTTGGGGGGAGGTAGGGAAgtcgaagggggggaatcgAGTCGATTTGTGAGGCGGCGAGGGGGGGGCGCGGAAGGAGCGGAAGGAGCGGAAGGAGCGGAAGACGGAGGAGAAAACGAAGACGGCGAAGAAGACAACGCCCCAATCCTACGGAAAGGCAACACCCTGCACAGCCTGAAGGTGAAAGGAAACAGAGTGTCCAACGTGAAGGAGGTGCTGAAGGACACGTTCGACACGCTCATCTTTTTTATGATCGACAGGTACAATATTAAACTGAACATAAATCACTCCTATAGAGTGAAGGAGACATGCAGCTACGCAATTACAAATGAAGAGGTTTATAAATTTCTGCAAAATGACAACTACTTTAGAATCGATTTGAACAAACTCCATTACGACGTAAATGATTACTCCTTCGTCTTCGGAATGAAGATCACGCAGTTTGTGGATTTCTTTAAGCACATAAAACACATCCGCTCGTGTGCCTATTTGATCTCCCTTCTTGTGAGGATCATTGCAGATAAGAACAAAATCCACAAGTACAGCTCGCAACTTTTCTTTTGCAAACGAAATGATGAGTGCATCTGCAATTTGTATATGAGTTTTGTGAAACAGGACCAGGAGAGTTTCcagaagattttttttaatagcaaATTGGTGAGCATGCAGAATATCATTCCGTCCAAGGTGTCTCTCATtgaggaggtgaagaagaagataaTCAAGAGGCGCGACTTGGCCTACCCCGACGAGCTCGTCATATGCTCCTTCGTCAAGTCCTTCTACACCTTCCGGTCGGCCGCGCGCGCGGTCGCGGGGCAGacacaggggggagaggcgaaCAAGGAGAAGTGGGCGAGCGAGGGGAGCGAGAAGAAGTGGACGAACCCGACAAATGAGGTCAACTCGACGAACGAGGTCAACTCGACGAACGGGGCCAACTCGATGAATGGGGCCAACTCGATGAATGGGGCCAACTCGACGAACGGGGCGAACGACGCAGTCGATGCCGTCGACTCGGTCGACACGAGCGACACCGTcgaggggggggactccAGCGAGGCCAGCCCCCCGAGCGACCGTAGCCGCAGTAGCCACACCAGAAACAGTAGCCAGACCGACGGGACCTCCCAAACGAACAACCCGCACGACGGCAGCGTCATCCTGGAGGACCCGCCCTTCACGAGGAACCCCCCGCCAAGCGCCCACACGGCAGACGCAGGGGACGTCGCGCACGACCACATACTCATAAACGACAGCACCACGAGTGACCAAGACAGTagtaaaaagggggcaccGCCAAGACCTCCTTCTAGAGCCATCCCAAAAGGAGGCGCAAAGACGTTCCTGAGGTACTCCACGAGGAGttgcacaaaaaatgaaatgataGGAAGCGTCTCCAACTCGGTTCATCTcaacaggggggagaaaatcaaaatggCGGATAGTTACTGTGGCAACGTGATGGATGGCTACTCTAGCAAAGTGATGGATGGCTACTGTGGCAACGTGACGGATGGCTACTCTAGCAAAGTGACAAGCATGGCTAGCCAGAGTTTTCCGAACGGGGGGAGGAGTTACTTGCAGGACCCCTCTAGAAAGACCAGGAGGTGTAACTTGAGCAACAGGAGGAGCTGCTCCATCTTTAGGGTGCACAGCGGTGCGAGTGGCCTCGTCTATAGCAACAGGGGGGAGGTCCCCTTTCTGGGCGCCATGCGGGGGGGGCCACACTCGCGGTCGCGCGGGTTGCATCACATACGCGGGCAGATTCACTCGCGCGGGTTGCATCACTCGCGTGGGTTGCATCACACACGCGGGCAGATTCATTCTATATCCCAATCGCTGTCCCAATCGCTCTCCCAATCGCTCTCCCAGTCGCTGTCCCAGTCTCAAATGAACAAGGCGCTGGACACCTTCCTGGAGACGAAAAATGAGCACCAGTTGGGGAGGAGCAGGCGGACGGTGGACGAATCCATTTTGGGGGTGCAGAAGAGGGGGCGAGCGACGCCCGAATATCTTGCCGCAGACAGGAGCCACCACTCGCTGGACGAGAAGGAACTCATCGTGATTGACCCGGAGGAGAGCACGTGCGAGGAGAGCTCGAACGGGGTGCCGctggagggggagcagccaaCAAATGAGCAGCCAACGGGTGAGCAGCCAACGGATGATCTTCCCACAAACGATCTGCCTACAATCGAGCCAGCAACAAATGAACCGCCGACAAACGGGGCAGACGACGGCGCGACCACCACCCACACGGAAATCTACCAGGCGAGGGGGAACAGAACTGAAAAGGGGATGGCGCCCAAGAGGAACAGCCACGACGAGGGAGCGCCCCCCCATTGCGGCGCCATGAAGAGGCGGAAGACCAACGGGGCGTTCGGCGTGAGCGAAAGCGGCAGTGCGAGCGGGAgtagcagcggggggagcgaCGAGACGGCCGCCCCTTCCAAGGGCGTGGGTGGCCAGAAGAAATtgcaccaaagggggaaggtgGTGTCTGAATACGTCCTAAGGAAGGCGAGCTTGAGACAGAGCCCATACCAGGCGCACAGCAGTAGGGGCATGGGCCGGTGGGGTAACAGGCGCGCTGCAGAGGAGGAGAGGGGGGTGGAGGACAAGGGGGAGCAGATCCTGGATGGCAAGAGAGAGAGGGGGGTGAATCTGTATTTGGATGGCGGTAGGAGTGGCAGAAGCGTTAGGGGTTCGAGGTGCGataggggggggaggagcatCAGGAACGGTAGGAGTATCGTCGGAGGTGATGAGGATGATCGACGCGGGGACGACGCAAAGTGCGGCGCCcataaaaaggaggagaagcagaaaggCAGCCCCGAGTGCTACCTGTCGCCCCGCTCGCCCGTCTCGAAGAACAGATCCTGCGGGTTTTGCAGCGAGGAGAGGGGCACCGCCGAAAGGGGTACTGATCACAAGGTAGACGCGATGGTTGGAAGGGGTGTAATTGGGAGTGGCGCGATTGGACGGGGCGCGGCTGGCCAGGCTTCGCCCAACGCGCGGGGGGAAGGCTCCCCCGGGGGAGGCCCTGCGCGGCGGGGGCCCCTCACGCGAACGAAGTCGAAACGGAAGGCAGCGAACGGAGGAGACTGCCCCACCGATGAGCCAGAAGAGACGCAAGAAACGCCCAACGAAGATTACCAGAACAAGTACGTCAGCAGTAAGGAGCAGTCCGTGGTGGGCACCCAGGACGACCAGGCCTTCACCAAAAATGAGTTCCTCaccgaagaggaaaaaaaagaaatgcataaCATccacattataaaaaaaatgaacgagaATTTTTGCTATTTAAATAGCAACGACAAGCTCACTGTCATTAAGATTCTGTGTAGCTACAGGAGCTACTTGAAGAAGATTTTATATTACGAGCATATGAGGCAGGACTACTCGTTCGAGGTGGAGACCTGCGTCTTTTACCTTGACTATATAAGTTGcgccggggggggaagcggaatgGGGGGTGGAGGCGGAGTTACgggcgggggaagcggtgttGCAGGCGGAGGGGGAGCCGCAAACGGAGACGTAGTTGCGAGCGGAACGGGGAGCGACCGCAGCGGGAGCGCGCGCAGCAGTGATGACAGCGCCCGCCGGGGCCGGGGAGGGCGCTGCGGCAGGAGAGGCAGGCGCCGCGCCCACCACGGAACGGGTTACACGAAGGAGAGCTCGCAGGGAGAGGACCACACGCATCCCCCCCCTGCCCAAGTGCACCACGAGGAAGGCAGTCACCCCAATCCCATCTTCagcaaagaggaggaagacgggaagaagcaaaagcttataaacaaaataaattacttcGGAAATAAGATCGGGGCGTTAAATCAAATCATCTGCACGTACACACACATCAACGCGACTTACATCGAGCAAATAAAGAGGTACCTTTCGCTAACTGAGTGTATTAAGAACTTCCCCTGCAGCTTTTATTACGATGAATTTGCTTCGGagaacgaggaggaggagatgCCCTCGAGGGGGGCGCTCAAGCGAGCGGTCAACGGAGCTGTTAGCGGCGTGCCTGGGGGTGACGCCTGGCGCGACGGGGTGGACCACGTGTACCAGGACGTGGTTAGCCAGATGCGCAGCGACGTAGTCAGCCAGATGCGCAGCGTCGCTGTGAACCCAATGCACAGCGTTACTGCTAGCCACACCGCTGGCCACACTGCTAACCGCATTGCTGGCCAAAGCGCAGGAGCCGAGCGCCCGAGGAACCTCCCCGAAGACGCGCGGACGGCACCCGCGCAGCGCTTCCCATACCAAGGGGGGCACCCAAGCGAGAAACTCcaaaacaagaaaaagggagagggaCTTACCAGTTGTAGGTTCGAACCCATAAGTCACGGGAAAGGAGCAGCAGGCCATCGCTACACCActttggaaaaacaaaacagatGCAAGAGCATCATTAAAACGCCTTTCGCTGCGTATGTGAGGGAGATTAACAAGCCAAACGAGAATGATAAGGGTGCCGCTGAGAGGAACCTAGGGATGCTTGGAGGAGACGGGAAGGACAGTGGAAGGAGAGTCCTGCACGCTAACTTTCACTCCCACCCGATCAACAAGAGTGCCTTAAGCTGGGAGGGTAAGTGGAAGAAGGGCACCCTCGAGGGGGGTTACCAAGTCAGCACAGAAGTCAGCACAGCTGGCCCCGCGGGCGGGCGTCACCTACCCAGTGGAAGACGTGACTACCGGACGATGCGGGGGGCGACCTCTTTCGGCAGAGGTGCCCGGCTGAGTCGCAGCGCCTTTTACAATTAG